A window from Electrophorus electricus isolate fEleEle1 chromosome 7, fEleEle1.pri, whole genome shotgun sequence encodes these proteins:
- the scyl2 gene encoding SCY1-like protein 2 isoform X3 has product MESMLNKLKSTVTKVTADVTSAVMGNPVTREFEVGRHIASGGPGMCWRIYDGTKKSTKQEVAVFVFDKKVIDRYQKFEKDQIIDSLKKGVQQLTRLRHPRLLTVQHPLEESRDCLAFCTEPVFASLANVLGQWDNLPSPVPTDIKDYKLYDVETKYGLLQISEGLSFLHSGVKMVHGNLCPENIILNKSGAWKIMGFDFSISSSNPSDAEPKYVCKEWDPNLPPLCLPNPEYLAPEYILSVSCDSASDMYSLGVVMHAVFNEGKPVFQVNKQDIFKSFSRQLDQLSRLSPSVLSRIPEEVREHVKMLLSVTANVRPDADQMTKIPFFDDVGAVTLQYFDTLFQRDNLQKSQFYKGLPKVLPKLPKRVVVHRVLPALTSEFVNPDMVPFVLPNVLLIAEECTKEEYLRLILPDLTPVFKQQEPVQASNMIQLIFLQKMDLLLTKTPPEDIKNSVLPMVYRAVEAPSIQIQELCLNIIPSFANLIDYPSMKNALIPRIKSACLQTSSLAVRVNSLVCLGKILEYLDKWFVIDEILPFLQQIPSREPAVLMGILGIYKCTFTHKKLGIPKEHLAAKSLPHLVSLSIDNNLNLNQFNAFMAVIRDMLSRMEAEHKTKLEQLHSMQEQQRSLNLTSQMNPTEETKIDDIFGGSAASAGVNSKENGSSSVTSQPSRVSLTLEEKQRLAKEQEQAAKLRNQQPLAPQNVKPAVTTTQTKDLTSSLLNNMTSLNNLSLNSGPRTAPMQAGTLTSGFSTGPTLGGMGTMAPVSNGFSSPMGFSSGTMAMGVGMRPASPGMYGGLATTTSTPNFGTLTQNQNQNQPSKPPDMSALDSLFTATKPKVSLNQMASKPAAATAAPSPWLNQFGTGQPSQTAGMQAGRVGMTGVQGGFGMQANPFFNPQNFSQPTQAPTMNTGMLKQSTSVNNDLKDLFGF; this is encoded by the exons ATGGAGTCCATGCTCAATAAGCTAAAGAGCACCGTCACCAAGGTGACAGCTGATGTGACCAGTGCAGTGATGGGAAACCCTGTGACGCGAGAGTTTGAAGTCGGCCGGCACATTGCCAGTGGGGGGcctgggatgtgctggaggaTCTATGATGGCACTAAGAAATCCACCAAACAG GAAGTAGCAGTCTTTGTATTCGATAAGAAGGTAATTGATAGATATCAGAAGTTTGAAAAGGACCAGATCATCGATTCACTTAAAAAAGGCGTTCAGCAGCTAACCCGCTTACGACACCCACGACTGCTTACAGTCCAGCATCCTTTGGAGGAATCAAG GGACTGTCTGGCATTCTGCACAGAGCCTGTGTTTGCTAGTCTGGCTAACGTGCTGGGCCAGTGGGACAATCTGCCTAGTCCTGTTCCCACAGACATCAAAGATTACAAACTCTATGATGTGGAGACGAAGTATGGCTTGTTGCAG ATCTCTGAGGGCCTGTCCTTCCTGCATAGTGGGGTGAAGATGGTGCATGGTAACCTGTGTCCAGAGAACATCATCCTGAACAAGAGTGGAGCCTGGAAGATCATGGGCTTTGATTTCAGTATCTCCTCCAGTAACCCATCTGACGCTGAG CCCAAGTATGTATGTAAAGAATGGGACCCCAATCTACCCCCTCTTTGCCTGCCTAATCCGGAATATCTGGCTCCGGAATATATCCTGTCTGTCAGCTGTGACTCCGCCTCTGACATGTACTCGCTGGGAGTGGTCATGCATGCAGTCTTCAACGAGGGGAAGCCAGTCTTCCAGGTCAACAAGCAGGACATCTTCAAGAGCTTTAGCCGACAACTAGACCAG TTGAGTCGATTGAGTCCCTCAGTACTAAGTCGGATCCCTGAGGAAGTGCGAGAGCATGTGAAGATGCTTCTGAGTGTCACAGCTAACGTGAGGCCGGATGCCGATCAGATGACGAAG ATTCCTTTCTTTGACGATGTGGGAGCAGTGACCCTGCAGTACTTTGACACGCTCTTCCAGAGAGACAATTTGCAGAAGTCCCAGTTTTATAAAGGCCTTCCTAAAGTCCTGCCCAAGCTGCCCAAG AGAGTAGTGGTGCACCGGGTCCTGCCAGCTCTCACGTCGGAGTTTGTGAACCCGGACATGGTGCCGTTTGTGCTGCCCAATGTGCTGCTCATAGCTGAGGAGTGCACGAAGGAGGAGTACCTGCGGCTCATCCTACCGGACCTCACACCAGTGTTCAAGCAGCAGGAGCCTGTCCAG GCCAGCAACATG ATCCAACTGATATTCTTGCAAAAGATGGACTTGCTTCTAACCAAAACACCCCCTGAGGACATCAAGAACAGCGTCCTTCCCATGGTCTACAGAGCAGTAGAGGCGCCATCCATTCAGATCCAG GAGTTGTGTCTGAATATCATCCCCAGTTTTGCTAATCTGATTGACTACCCCTCCATGAAGAACGCACTTATCCCTCGCATCAAATCGGCCTGTTTACAGACCTCCTCATTAGCT GTGAGGGTGAACTCTCTGGTGTGCCTGGGGAAAATTCTGGAGTATCTGGATAAGTGGTTTGTCATTGATGAAATCCTGCCATTCCTACAGCAGATACCTTCCCGGGAGCCAGCCGTACTCATGGGCATTCTGg GCATCTACAAGTGCACTTTTACCCATAAGAAACTAGGCATTCCAAAAGAACATCTTGCAGCGAAGAGTTTGCCTCATCTAGTCTCGCTCAGTATTGACAACAACCTGAACCTTAACCAG tttaaCGCTTTCATGGCTGTAATCAGAGACATGCTGAGTCGAATGGAGGCAGAGCACAAGACCAAGCTGGAGCAGCTCCACAGCATGCAGGAACAGCAGAG GAGCCTGAACCTCACCAGTCAAATGAACCCCACAGAAGAGACAAAG attgACGACATCTTTGGTGGGAGCGCAGCAAGTGCAGGTGTGAACAGCAAAGAGAATGGCTCCTCCTCCGTCACCTCTCAGCCCTCTAGA gTTTCTCTCACTCTGGAGGAGAAGCAGCGTTTGGCTAAAGAGCAGGAGCAGGCTGCCAAACTAAggaaccagcaacctttggCACCACAAAACGTCAAACCTGCTGTGACCACCACACAG ACAAAAGACCTAACCAGCAGTCTACTGAACAACATGACCTCACTGAACAACCTCTCTCTGAACTCTGGTCCTCGGACAGCGCCCATGCAGGCTGGCACGCTCACTTCTGGCTTCTCCACTGGACCCACGCTAGGTGGCATGGGCACCATGGCCCCCGTGAGCAATGGCTTCAGCTCTCCTATGGGCTTCAGCAGTGGGACCATGGCAATGGGTGTGGGCATGCGACCTGCCAGCCCTGGAATGTATGGGGGACTggccaccaccaccagcacacCGAACTTCGGCACCCTCAcgcagaaccagaaccagaaccagccCAGCAAGCCTCCCGACATGTCTGCCCTGGACTCTCTCTTCACTGCTACCAAGCCCAAAGTCAGCCTGAACCAAATGGCTTCCAAGCCGGCTGCAGCCACCGCTGCGCCCTCCCCCTGGCTCAACCAGTTTGGTACAGGCCAGCCCTCCCAGACTGCAGGCATGCAGGCAGGGCGAGTGGGAATGACTGGGGTGCAGGGTGGATTTGGAATGCAAGCTAACCCGTTTTTCAATCCTCAGAACTTCTCGCAGCCTACCCAAGCCCCAACCATGAACACAGGAATGCTTAAACAGAGCACGTCCGTCAATAACGATCTGAAAGACCTCTTCGGTTTTTAA
- the scyl2 gene encoding SCY1-like protein 2 isoform X1, with protein sequence MESMLNKLKSTVTKVTADVTSAVMGNPVTREFEVGRHIASGGPGMCWRIYDGTKKSTKQEVAVFVFDKKVIDRYQKFEKDQIIDSLKKGVQQLTRLRHPRLLTVQHPLEESRDCLAFCTEPVFASLANVLGQWDNLPSPVPTDIKDYKLYDVETKYGLLQISEGLSFLHSGVKMVHGNLCPENIILNKSGAWKIMGFDFSISSSNPSDAEPKYVCKEWDPNLPPLCLPNPEYLAPEYILSVSCDSASDMYSLGVVMHAVFNEGKPVFQVNKQDIFKSFSRQLDQLSRLSPSVLSRIPEEVREHVKMLLSVTANVRPDADQMTKIPFFDDVGAVTLQYFDTLFQRDNLQKSQFYKGLPKVLPKLPKRVVVHRVLPALTSEFVNPDMVPFVLPNVLLIAEECTKEEYLRLILPDLTPVFKQQEPVQASNMIQLIFLQKMDLLLTKTPPEDIKNSVLPMVYRAVEAPSIQIQELCLNIIPSFANLIDYPSMKNALIPRIKSACLQTSSLAVRVNSLVCLGKILEYLDKWFVIDEILPFLQQIPSREPAVLMGILGIYKCTFTHKKLGIPKEHLAAKSLPHLVSLSIDNNLNLNQFNAFMAVIRDMLSRMEAEHKTKLEQLHSMQEQQRSLNLTSQMNPTEETKVSPNPSSQIREIDDIFGGSAASAGVNSKENGSSSVTSQPSRVSLTLEEKQRLAKEQEQAAKLRNQQPLAPQNVKPAVTTTQTKDLTSSLLNNMTSLNNLSLNSGPRTAPMQAGTLTSGFSTGPTLGGMGTMAPVSNGFSSPMGFSSGTMAMGVGMRPASPGMYGGLATTTSTPNFGTLTQNQNQNQPSKPPDMSALDSLFTATKPKVSLNQMASKPAAATAAPSPWLNQFGTGQPSQTAGMQAGRVGMTGVQGGFGMQANPFFNPQNFSQPTQAPTMNTGMLKQSTSVNNDLKDLFGF encoded by the exons ATGGAGTCCATGCTCAATAAGCTAAAGAGCACCGTCACCAAGGTGACAGCTGATGTGACCAGTGCAGTGATGGGAAACCCTGTGACGCGAGAGTTTGAAGTCGGCCGGCACATTGCCAGTGGGGGGcctgggatgtgctggaggaTCTATGATGGCACTAAGAAATCCACCAAACAG GAAGTAGCAGTCTTTGTATTCGATAAGAAGGTAATTGATAGATATCAGAAGTTTGAAAAGGACCAGATCATCGATTCACTTAAAAAAGGCGTTCAGCAGCTAACCCGCTTACGACACCCACGACTGCTTACAGTCCAGCATCCTTTGGAGGAATCAAG GGACTGTCTGGCATTCTGCACAGAGCCTGTGTTTGCTAGTCTGGCTAACGTGCTGGGCCAGTGGGACAATCTGCCTAGTCCTGTTCCCACAGACATCAAAGATTACAAACTCTATGATGTGGAGACGAAGTATGGCTTGTTGCAG ATCTCTGAGGGCCTGTCCTTCCTGCATAGTGGGGTGAAGATGGTGCATGGTAACCTGTGTCCAGAGAACATCATCCTGAACAAGAGTGGAGCCTGGAAGATCATGGGCTTTGATTTCAGTATCTCCTCCAGTAACCCATCTGACGCTGAG CCCAAGTATGTATGTAAAGAATGGGACCCCAATCTACCCCCTCTTTGCCTGCCTAATCCGGAATATCTGGCTCCGGAATATATCCTGTCTGTCAGCTGTGACTCCGCCTCTGACATGTACTCGCTGGGAGTGGTCATGCATGCAGTCTTCAACGAGGGGAAGCCAGTCTTCCAGGTCAACAAGCAGGACATCTTCAAGAGCTTTAGCCGACAACTAGACCAG TTGAGTCGATTGAGTCCCTCAGTACTAAGTCGGATCCCTGAGGAAGTGCGAGAGCATGTGAAGATGCTTCTGAGTGTCACAGCTAACGTGAGGCCGGATGCCGATCAGATGACGAAG ATTCCTTTCTTTGACGATGTGGGAGCAGTGACCCTGCAGTACTTTGACACGCTCTTCCAGAGAGACAATTTGCAGAAGTCCCAGTTTTATAAAGGCCTTCCTAAAGTCCTGCCCAAGCTGCCCAAG AGAGTAGTGGTGCACCGGGTCCTGCCAGCTCTCACGTCGGAGTTTGTGAACCCGGACATGGTGCCGTTTGTGCTGCCCAATGTGCTGCTCATAGCTGAGGAGTGCACGAAGGAGGAGTACCTGCGGCTCATCCTACCGGACCTCACACCAGTGTTCAAGCAGCAGGAGCCTGTCCAG GCCAGCAACATG ATCCAACTGATATTCTTGCAAAAGATGGACTTGCTTCTAACCAAAACACCCCCTGAGGACATCAAGAACAGCGTCCTTCCCATGGTCTACAGAGCAGTAGAGGCGCCATCCATTCAGATCCAG GAGTTGTGTCTGAATATCATCCCCAGTTTTGCTAATCTGATTGACTACCCCTCCATGAAGAACGCACTTATCCCTCGCATCAAATCGGCCTGTTTACAGACCTCCTCATTAGCT GTGAGGGTGAACTCTCTGGTGTGCCTGGGGAAAATTCTGGAGTATCTGGATAAGTGGTTTGTCATTGATGAAATCCTGCCATTCCTACAGCAGATACCTTCCCGGGAGCCAGCCGTACTCATGGGCATTCTGg GCATCTACAAGTGCACTTTTACCCATAAGAAACTAGGCATTCCAAAAGAACATCTTGCAGCGAAGAGTTTGCCTCATCTAGTCTCGCTCAGTATTGACAACAACCTGAACCTTAACCAG tttaaCGCTTTCATGGCTGTAATCAGAGACATGCTGAGTCGAATGGAGGCAGAGCACAAGACCAAGCTGGAGCAGCTCCACAGCATGCAGGAACAGCAGAG GAGCCTGAACCTCACCAGTCAAATGAACCCCACAGAAGAGACAAAGGTGAGCCCTAATCCATCCAGTCAAATACGAGAG attgACGACATCTTTGGTGGGAGCGCAGCAAGTGCAGGTGTGAACAGCAAAGAGAATGGCTCCTCCTCCGTCACCTCTCAGCCCTCTAGA gTTTCTCTCACTCTGGAGGAGAAGCAGCGTTTGGCTAAAGAGCAGGAGCAGGCTGCCAAACTAAggaaccagcaacctttggCACCACAAAACGTCAAACCTGCTGTGACCACCACACAG ACAAAAGACCTAACCAGCAGTCTACTGAACAACATGACCTCACTGAACAACCTCTCTCTGAACTCTGGTCCTCGGACAGCGCCCATGCAGGCTGGCACGCTCACTTCTGGCTTCTCCACTGGACCCACGCTAGGTGGCATGGGCACCATGGCCCCCGTGAGCAATGGCTTCAGCTCTCCTATGGGCTTCAGCAGTGGGACCATGGCAATGGGTGTGGGCATGCGACCTGCCAGCCCTGGAATGTATGGGGGACTggccaccaccaccagcacacCGAACTTCGGCACCCTCAcgcagaaccagaaccagaaccagccCAGCAAGCCTCCCGACATGTCTGCCCTGGACTCTCTCTTCACTGCTACCAAGCCCAAAGTCAGCCTGAACCAAATGGCTTCCAAGCCGGCTGCAGCCACCGCTGCGCCCTCCCCCTGGCTCAACCAGTTTGGTACAGGCCAGCCCTCCCAGACTGCAGGCATGCAGGCAGGGCGAGTGGGAATGACTGGGGTGCAGGGTGGATTTGGAATGCAAGCTAACCCGTTTTTCAATCCTCAGAACTTCTCGCAGCCTACCCAAGCCCCAACCATGAACACAGGAATGCTTAAACAGAGCACGTCCGTCAATAACGATCTGAAAGACCTCTTCGGTTTTTAA
- the scyl2 gene encoding SCY1-like protein 2 isoform X2, with protein sequence MESMLNKLKSTVTKVTADVTSAVMGNPVTREFEVGRHIASGGPGMCWRIYDGTKKSTKQEVAVFVFDKKVIDRYQKFEKDQIIDSLKKGVQQLTRLRHPRLLTVQHPLEESRDCLAFCTEPVFASLANVLGQWDNLPSPVPTDIKDYKLYDVETKYGLLQISEGLSFLHSGVKMVHGNLCPENIILNKSGAWKIMGFDFSISSSNPSDAEPKYVCKEWDPNLPPLCLPNPEYLAPEYILSVSCDSASDMYSLGVVMHAVFNEGKPVFQVNKQDIFKSFSRQLDQLSRLSPSVLSRIPEEVREHVKMLLSVTANVRPDADQMTKIPFFDDVGAVTLQYFDTLFQRDNLQKSQFYKGLPKVLPKLPKRVVVHRVLPALTSEFVNPDMVPFVLPNVLLIAEECTKEEYLRLILPDLTPVFKQQEPVQIQLIFLQKMDLLLTKTPPEDIKNSVLPMVYRAVEAPSIQIQELCLNIIPSFANLIDYPSMKNALIPRIKSACLQTSSLAVRVNSLVCLGKILEYLDKWFVIDEILPFLQQIPSREPAVLMGILGIYKCTFTHKKLGIPKEHLAAKSLPHLVSLSIDNNLNLNQFNAFMAVIRDMLSRMEAEHKTKLEQLHSMQEQQRSLNLTSQMNPTEETKVSPNPSSQIREIDDIFGGSAASAGVNSKENGSSSVTSQPSRVSLTLEEKQRLAKEQEQAAKLRNQQPLAPQNVKPAVTTTQTKDLTSSLLNNMTSLNNLSLNSGPRTAPMQAGTLTSGFSTGPTLGGMGTMAPVSNGFSSPMGFSSGTMAMGVGMRPASPGMYGGLATTTSTPNFGTLTQNQNQNQPSKPPDMSALDSLFTATKPKVSLNQMASKPAAATAAPSPWLNQFGTGQPSQTAGMQAGRVGMTGVQGGFGMQANPFFNPQNFSQPTQAPTMNTGMLKQSTSVNNDLKDLFGF encoded by the exons ATGGAGTCCATGCTCAATAAGCTAAAGAGCACCGTCACCAAGGTGACAGCTGATGTGACCAGTGCAGTGATGGGAAACCCTGTGACGCGAGAGTTTGAAGTCGGCCGGCACATTGCCAGTGGGGGGcctgggatgtgctggaggaTCTATGATGGCACTAAGAAATCCACCAAACAG GAAGTAGCAGTCTTTGTATTCGATAAGAAGGTAATTGATAGATATCAGAAGTTTGAAAAGGACCAGATCATCGATTCACTTAAAAAAGGCGTTCAGCAGCTAACCCGCTTACGACACCCACGACTGCTTACAGTCCAGCATCCTTTGGAGGAATCAAG GGACTGTCTGGCATTCTGCACAGAGCCTGTGTTTGCTAGTCTGGCTAACGTGCTGGGCCAGTGGGACAATCTGCCTAGTCCTGTTCCCACAGACATCAAAGATTACAAACTCTATGATGTGGAGACGAAGTATGGCTTGTTGCAG ATCTCTGAGGGCCTGTCCTTCCTGCATAGTGGGGTGAAGATGGTGCATGGTAACCTGTGTCCAGAGAACATCATCCTGAACAAGAGTGGAGCCTGGAAGATCATGGGCTTTGATTTCAGTATCTCCTCCAGTAACCCATCTGACGCTGAG CCCAAGTATGTATGTAAAGAATGGGACCCCAATCTACCCCCTCTTTGCCTGCCTAATCCGGAATATCTGGCTCCGGAATATATCCTGTCTGTCAGCTGTGACTCCGCCTCTGACATGTACTCGCTGGGAGTGGTCATGCATGCAGTCTTCAACGAGGGGAAGCCAGTCTTCCAGGTCAACAAGCAGGACATCTTCAAGAGCTTTAGCCGACAACTAGACCAG TTGAGTCGATTGAGTCCCTCAGTACTAAGTCGGATCCCTGAGGAAGTGCGAGAGCATGTGAAGATGCTTCTGAGTGTCACAGCTAACGTGAGGCCGGATGCCGATCAGATGACGAAG ATTCCTTTCTTTGACGATGTGGGAGCAGTGACCCTGCAGTACTTTGACACGCTCTTCCAGAGAGACAATTTGCAGAAGTCCCAGTTTTATAAAGGCCTTCCTAAAGTCCTGCCCAAGCTGCCCAAG AGAGTAGTGGTGCACCGGGTCCTGCCAGCTCTCACGTCGGAGTTTGTGAACCCGGACATGGTGCCGTTTGTGCTGCCCAATGTGCTGCTCATAGCTGAGGAGTGCACGAAGGAGGAGTACCTGCGGCTCATCCTACCGGACCTCACACCAGTGTTCAAGCAGCAGGAGCCTGTCCAG ATCCAACTGATATTCTTGCAAAAGATGGACTTGCTTCTAACCAAAACACCCCCTGAGGACATCAAGAACAGCGTCCTTCCCATGGTCTACAGAGCAGTAGAGGCGCCATCCATTCAGATCCAG GAGTTGTGTCTGAATATCATCCCCAGTTTTGCTAATCTGATTGACTACCCCTCCATGAAGAACGCACTTATCCCTCGCATCAAATCGGCCTGTTTACAGACCTCCTCATTAGCT GTGAGGGTGAACTCTCTGGTGTGCCTGGGGAAAATTCTGGAGTATCTGGATAAGTGGTTTGTCATTGATGAAATCCTGCCATTCCTACAGCAGATACCTTCCCGGGAGCCAGCCGTACTCATGGGCATTCTGg GCATCTACAAGTGCACTTTTACCCATAAGAAACTAGGCATTCCAAAAGAACATCTTGCAGCGAAGAGTTTGCCTCATCTAGTCTCGCTCAGTATTGACAACAACCTGAACCTTAACCAG tttaaCGCTTTCATGGCTGTAATCAGAGACATGCTGAGTCGAATGGAGGCAGAGCACAAGACCAAGCTGGAGCAGCTCCACAGCATGCAGGAACAGCAGAG GAGCCTGAACCTCACCAGTCAAATGAACCCCACAGAAGAGACAAAGGTGAGCCCTAATCCATCCAGTCAAATACGAGAG attgACGACATCTTTGGTGGGAGCGCAGCAAGTGCAGGTGTGAACAGCAAAGAGAATGGCTCCTCCTCCGTCACCTCTCAGCCCTCTAGA gTTTCTCTCACTCTGGAGGAGAAGCAGCGTTTGGCTAAAGAGCAGGAGCAGGCTGCCAAACTAAggaaccagcaacctttggCACCACAAAACGTCAAACCTGCTGTGACCACCACACAG ACAAAAGACCTAACCAGCAGTCTACTGAACAACATGACCTCACTGAACAACCTCTCTCTGAACTCTGGTCCTCGGACAGCGCCCATGCAGGCTGGCACGCTCACTTCTGGCTTCTCCACTGGACCCACGCTAGGTGGCATGGGCACCATGGCCCCCGTGAGCAATGGCTTCAGCTCTCCTATGGGCTTCAGCAGTGGGACCATGGCAATGGGTGTGGGCATGCGACCTGCCAGCCCTGGAATGTATGGGGGACTggccaccaccaccagcacacCGAACTTCGGCACCCTCAcgcagaaccagaaccagaaccagccCAGCAAGCCTCCCGACATGTCTGCCCTGGACTCTCTCTTCACTGCTACCAAGCCCAAAGTCAGCCTGAACCAAATGGCTTCCAAGCCGGCTGCAGCCACCGCTGCGCCCTCCCCCTGGCTCAACCAGTTTGGTACAGGCCAGCCCTCCCAGACTGCAGGCATGCAGGCAGGGCGAGTGGGAATGACTGGGGTGCAGGGTGGATTTGGAATGCAAGCTAACCCGTTTTTCAATCCTCAGAACTTCTCGCAGCCTACCCAAGCCCCAACCATGAACACAGGAATGCTTAAACAGAGCACGTCCGTCAATAACGATCTGAAAGACCTCTTCGGTTTTTAA
- the si:ch211-244b2.3 gene encoding uncharacterized protein si:ch211-244b2.3 isoform X2, whose amino-acid sequence MNAIGARGMTIDTHLGALYIDFDAMTVRGPFAGLGIRREMLLSHNQTQEVGWYFKDNSYWQEYGTQGTSSVNSQTLEQWYNTNPEGSFQFTVGRSTYVIDFSAMTQTRRSTHVLRKVRRRPKFNSSVFVNDSLFTDTPSPLSTSINSSMGITWEFMGEEGIWTEYQKPGCSLDSIDIENQYQLNPHGQLTFTAGRYSYTLEFSEMFQINSTFGTKRHVRRTTGENHYNSSALSQIQWQYNDENGYWKDYVKGSARGSCTISSQDIERQYQQNSTGSMSFRTGRFNYILDFSAMIQTNMSTQTKRPVRRLLQ is encoded by the exons GTGCTAGAGGGATGACCATTGACACTCACTTGGG GGCACTTTATATTGACTTTGATGCCATGACAGTAAGAGGACCTTTTGCTGGACTTGGTATACGGCGAGAGATGCTCCTCTCCCACAACCAGACACAAGAAGTAGGATGGTACTTCAAAGACAACAGCTACTGGCAGGAATATGGAACCCAG GGAACATCTTCAGTAAACAGCCAAACCTTGGAGCAATGGTATAATACTAACCCTGAAGGTTCCTTCCAGTTTACAGTAGGACGCAGTACCTATGTAATAGACTTCTCTG CCATGACCCAAACACGACGATCCACTCATGTGTTGAGGAAAGTGAGGAGACGTCCAAAATTTAACTCTTCAGTCTTTGTGAATGACAG TCTATTTACAGATACACCATCTCCATTGTCTACATCCATAAATTCATCCATGGGGATCACTTGGGAATTTATGGGTGAGGAAGGCATCTGGACAGAGTATCAGAAACCA GGCTGTTCTTTGGACAGTATTGACATAGAGAACCAGTATCAGCTCAACCCACATGGCCAGCTTACTTTTACCGCTGGGCGATACAGTTACACCCTTGAATTCAGTG aaatgtttcagatcaataGCACCTTTGGAACAAAGAGACATGTCCGCCGAACAACTGGGGAAAATCATTACAACAGCAG TGCTCTGTCTCAAATTCAGTGGCAGTACAATGATGAGAACGGATACTGGAAAGACTATGTTAAA ggcagtgCAAGGGGAAGTTGTACCATCTCCAGCCAGGACATTGAGAGACAGTACCAGCAGAACAGCACAGGGAGTATGAGCTTCAGAACAGGGAGGTTCAACTACATACTTGACTTCTCAG caATGATCCAGACGAACATGTCCACTCAAACGAAGAGACCAGTCCGTCGCCTGCTCCAATGA
- the si:ch211-244b2.3 gene encoding protein mono-ADP-ribosyltransferase PARP12 isoform X1, producing the protein MNAIAKPYEWHLFDGQQWSSICNDHIIESHYCQPGARGMTIDTHLGALYIDFDAMTVRGPFAGLGIRREMLLSHNQTQEVGWYFKDNSYWQEYGTQGTSSVNSQTLEQWYNTNPEGSFQFTVGRSTYVIDFSAMTQTRRSTHVLRKVRRRPKFNSSVFVNDSLFTDTPSPLSTSINSSMGITWEFMGEEGIWTEYQKPGCSLDSIDIENQYQLNPHGQLTFTAGRYSYTLEFSEMFQINSTFGTKRHVRRTTGENHYNSSALSQIQWQYNDENGYWKDYVKGSARGSCTISSQDIERQYQQNSTGSMSFRTGRFNYILDFSAMIQTNMSTQTKRPVRRLLQ; encoded by the exons GGTGCTAGAGGGATGACCATTGACACTCACTTGGG GGCACTTTATATTGACTTTGATGCCATGACAGTAAGAGGACCTTTTGCTGGACTTGGTATACGGCGAGAGATGCTCCTCTCCCACAACCAGACACAAGAAGTAGGATGGTACTTCAAAGACAACAGCTACTGGCAGGAATATGGAACCCAG GGAACATCTTCAGTAAACAGCCAAACCTTGGAGCAATGGTATAATACTAACCCTGAAGGTTCCTTCCAGTTTACAGTAGGACGCAGTACCTATGTAATAGACTTCTCTG CCATGACCCAAACACGACGATCCACTCATGTGTTGAGGAAAGTGAGGAGACGTCCAAAATTTAACTCTTCAGTCTTTGTGAATGACAG TCTATTTACAGATACACCATCTCCATTGTCTACATCCATAAATTCATCCATGGGGATCACTTGGGAATTTATGGGTGAGGAAGGCATCTGGACAGAGTATCAGAAACCA GGCTGTTCTTTGGACAGTATTGACATAGAGAACCAGTATCAGCTCAACCCACATGGCCAGCTTACTTTTACCGCTGGGCGATACAGTTACACCCTTGAATTCAGTG aaatgtttcagatcaataGCACCTTTGGAACAAAGAGACATGTCCGCCGAACAACTGGGGAAAATCATTACAACAGCAG TGCTCTGTCTCAAATTCAGTGGCAGTACAATGATGAGAACGGATACTGGAAAGACTATGTTAAA ggcagtgCAAGGGGAAGTTGTACCATCTCCAGCCAGGACATTGAGAGACAGTACCAGCAGAACAGCACAGGGAGTATGAGCTTCAGAACAGGGAGGTTCAACTACATACTTGACTTCTCAG caATGATCCAGACGAACATGTCCACTCAAACGAAGAGACCAGTCCGTCGCCTGCTCCAATGA